From the genome of Streptomyces sp. NBC_00523:
CCCGGGCCCGCCGACCTCGACGCCCAGTCCCCCGCCGCCGCGCGCGGTCTCGCGGACCTCGTCCACGAACGCGGTGCGGGCCTCGTCGTCCTGGCCGGGCTCGGTCGTGGAGACGGGGTACATCAGCGTGGTGCCGTCCTCGGAGGGCACGGCGCGCGGGGGCGCGGTGAGGGTGTGGCCGCTCGCCACCTCGGCGGTCTGCCGGGCCGCGAGCGCCCGGTCGGCAGCGGTGAGGCCGCCGTCGCGGTGGTAGACGAGGACGAGGTCGGTGGACTCGCCGCCGGGCAGCGCGTCCTGGATCTTGGCGGCCTGCGTGGAGTCGGCGCTCGCCGGGAGGTAGTCGACCGCCCGGTTGACCTCCACGTCCCCGAGCTTCCCGGCGAACGGACCGGCGACGGCCATGACGGCGGCCCAGAGGGCGAGGACCGCCCAGGGCAGCAGCCGCCATCGGCTCACCGTTCGTGTGCGTGTACCGCTGTCCTGTTCCGCGGTCCTCATGGGAGGTCCCCCTTCCGTACGGGTGTCCGGTCGTGTCCAGACTCCCGTCGGGGCGGGGGAACTTCGTCGCGCCAGGGGCCGACTTCCCGGCTACTGCCGGGGTGGGCGCGGCGGGCCCGTTACTCCCTGGGGAGTACCGGGCGGGGGGGATCAGGAGGGCGTACGCGCCGCCTCGGCGAGCAGCCGGGCGGTGTCCTCGGCGCGCAGCCTCAGCGCCCCGCCGACGGTGGTCAGCACCTCGCGCTCGGCGATGCTGTAGGCGCCGTCGGCGAGGGCGATCCGGGCGCCCTGGAGCAGAATCGATTCGCGCCCGGTGGGGGCGAGGTGCGGGGCGAGCGGTTCCAGCGCCTCGTGCAGCTCGATGGCGAGGGCCGCGCCGCACGCCTCGGCCGCCGGGTCGAACGCGGAGCCGTGGCCGATGTCGGCGGACAGCACCTCGACCACGGTGGCGAGCTGTTCGGGCGTGCAGTCCTCGAACCCGGCGCCGCGCACGGTCTCGGCGGCGCTCTCCAGGACCGTACGGGAGGTGCTGCCGCCCGCCGCGAGGACGCCGAGGGCCACGGTGTGTACGGCGTCCCTGAGCATCGCGGAGAAGCGGGTGGTGGTGGGGTGGTCGAGCGTTTCCGGGTCGAAGTGCTGGTGGCAGGCGGCGCATTCGACCACCGGGCCCGTGGTGCCGCGCCGCAGCAGGGGCACGCCCAGCACGGCGAAGCGGCGTCGGCCGGTGAGGCGGCGGTAGTTGCGGTCACCGCCGCAGCCGGGGCAGAAGAACTCCCCGTCACCGGTGGTGTCCCACAGCGTACGGATGCCGCAGATACGCAGCTTCATGGCGCGTTGTCCCAGGGCTGACCGCACGTCGCACACCTCCGTAACACTCCGGCAACACTGCCGTGTCGACGTGATGTTAACCACATCCCCGTTGCGCCGTCAGCACCCTGCCCGTCACAACCCCCCGGAGAATGGCCGAACCCCGCCCCCCGGAAGCGGGTGGGCGGGGTTCGCGGACCGTACGACTCCGGGCCTTTTCGGCGCCGGGTCAGCGGGTGGCGCGGTTGACGGCCGAGACGACCGCCTTCAGGGAGGCGCGGGTGGTGTTGGCGTCGATGCCGATGCCCCACAGCACCTTTCCTTCGATGGCGCACTCGATGTACGAGGCGGCCTGCGCGCTCGCGCCCTCGCTCATGGTGTGCTCGGTGTAGTCCAGCAGCCGCGCGTCGATGCCGATGGCCTGCAGCGCTTCGAAGAACGCGGAGATCGGGCCGTTGCCGGAACCGGTCAGCACGGTGTCGACGCCGTCCACGGTCGCCTCGACGGTGATCGTGTCGCGGCCGTCCGTGCCGGTCGTGCTCTGGCCGGAGCGGATCTGGACGCGGCCCCAGGCGTTGTCCGGGTTGGGCAGGTACTCGTCCTGGAAGACGCTCCAGATCTGCGTCGGCGTGACCTCGCCGCCCTCGGCGTCGGTCTTGGCCTGAATGATCCGGGAGAACTCGATCTGCATCCGGCGGGGCAGGTCCAGCTTGTGGTCGTTCTTCAGGACGTACGCGATGCCGCCCTTGCCGGACTGCGAGTTGACGCGGATGACCGCCTCGTAGGACCGGCCGACGTCCTTCGGGTCGATCGGCAGGTACGGCACGGCCCACTCGATGTCGTCCACCGTCTTGCCCTGGGCGGCCGCGTCGGCCTCCATGGCGTCGAAGCCCTTCTTGATGGCGTCCTGGTGGGAGCCGGAGAAGGCGGTGTAGACCAGGTCGCCCGCGTAGGGGTGGCGCGGGTGGACCTCCATCTGGTTGCAGTACTCGCTGGTGCGGCGGATCTCGTCGATCTGCGAGAAGTCGATCTGCGGGTCGACGCCCTGCGAGAACAGGTTCATGCCCAGCGTCACCAGGTCGACGTTGCCGGTGCGCTCGCCCTGGCCGAACAGGCAGCCCTCGATCCGGTCCGCCCCGGCCATCAGAGCCAGTTCGGCGGCGGCGACGGCGGTGCCGCGGTCGTTGTGCGGGTGGACGGACAGGCAGACGAACGCGCGGCGCGACAGGTTGCGCGACATCCACTCGAACCGGTCCGCGTGCGTGGACGGAGTCGAACGCTCCACGGTGGCGGGCAGGTTGAGGATGATCTCGCGGCCCTCCTCGGGCTGCCAGACGTCACAGACCGCCTCGCAGACCTCCAGGGCGAAGTCCAGCTCGGTGTCCGTGAAGATCTCGGGGCTGTACTGGTAGCCGAAGATCGTCTCGTCGCCCAGGATCTTGTCGGCGTACTCCATGACCAGCCGGGTGCCGTCCACCGCGATCTGCTTGACCTCCTCACGGGAGCCGCGGAAGACCACGCGGCGGAAGGTGGGGGCGGTCGCGTTGTACAGGTGGACGGTGGCGCGGTGCGCGCCGCGCAGGGATTCGACGGTCCGCTCGATCAGTTCCTCGCGGGCCTGCGTCAGGACGGAGATCGTCACGTCCTCGGGGATCGCGCCCTCTTCGATGATGGAGCGGACGAAGGCGAAGTCGGTCTCGCCGGAGGACGGGAAGCCGACCTCGATCTCCTTGTAGCCCATGCGTACGAGCAGGTCGAACATCTCGCGCTTGCGGGCCGGCGACATCGGGTCGATCAGGGCCTGGTTGCCGTCGCGCAGGTCGGTGGAGAGCCAGCGGGGCGCCTTGGTGATCCGCTTCTCGGGCCAGGTGCGGTCGGGGATGCCGACGGCCTCGTAGCCGCCGTACTTGTGGACCGGCATCCCGGACGGCTTCTGCAGCACCGTGGCGTTGGTGATCGGCGTGGGGCGGCCGACGGCGTGCGAGGCGGGGGTCTGGGCGGGGTTCACTTCGGTCATGGCGCAGGGCTCCTCGGGTGTCCTTCTCCGGGACGGCCGACTGTGTTTCTGCAACACCAGACTCCGCGGGGAGGGGGTCGGCCTCGACTACAGGCCCTCGCCGCGGCAGCTAAGAAGAAGCAGCCCGAAACGCATGATGCGTCGAGACTAGCCGAGGGGCGCCCGAGACGTGGGTGCTGTTCCAGTATGCGGGATCGGCGGCCGCCCTTACCCGTACGGGACGACCTAAACGCCCAACCGTGACCAATCACTCCATTTCATCAACCCCGATTGCAACCAGTGACATTGCACTTACGGAGTGCCACAGTCGTGTGTATGCAGCCCAGTT
Proteins encoded in this window:
- a CDS encoding TerB family tellurite resistance protein, whose translation is MKLRICGIRTLWDTTGDGEFFCPGCGGDRNYRRLTGRRRFAVLGVPLLRRGTTGPVVECAACHQHFDPETLDHPTTTRFSAMLRDAVHTVALGVLAAGGSTSRTVLESAAETVRGAGFEDCTPEQLATVVEVLSADIGHGSAFDPAAEACGAALAIELHEALEPLAPHLAPTGRESILLQGARIALADGAYSIAEREVLTTVGGALRLRAEDTARLLAEAARTPS
- the leuA gene encoding 2-isopropylmalate synthase, translating into MTEVNPAQTPASHAVGRPTPITNATVLQKPSGMPVHKYGGYEAVGIPDRTWPEKRITKAPRWLSTDLRDGNQALIDPMSPARKREMFDLLVRMGYKEIEVGFPSSGETDFAFVRSIIEEGAIPEDVTISVLTQAREELIERTVESLRGAHRATVHLYNATAPTFRRVVFRGSREEVKQIAVDGTRLVMEYADKILGDETIFGYQYSPEIFTDTELDFALEVCEAVCDVWQPEEGREIILNLPATVERSTPSTHADRFEWMSRNLSRRAFVCLSVHPHNDRGTAVAAAELALMAGADRIEGCLFGQGERTGNVDLVTLGMNLFSQGVDPQIDFSQIDEIRRTSEYCNQMEVHPRHPYAGDLVYTAFSGSHQDAIKKGFDAMEADAAAQGKTVDDIEWAVPYLPIDPKDVGRSYEAVIRVNSQSGKGGIAYVLKNDHKLDLPRRMQIEFSRIIQAKTDAEGGEVTPTQIWSVFQDEYLPNPDNAWGRVQIRSGQSTTGTDGRDTITVEATVDGVDTVLTGSGNGPISAFFEALQAIGIDARLLDYTEHTMSEGASAQAASYIECAIEGKVLWGIGIDANTTRASLKAVVSAVNRATR